In the genome of Melitaea cinxia chromosome 4, ilMelCinx1.1, whole genome shotgun sequence, the window ACGAATCAGTTCTTTTACGCGAGGACGGCGCACCCTCACTTGTAACAAAGTTTTTggtttattagttattttactCTGCCATTAATAACATCCATAGCCTCTTACTCGCGTACTACATTAGttcttatatatgttttatggAAGCTTACAAGATTACAaccacattttaattttattattatcttaaacCTGAATATGTCGTACGAATAAAACTACACATCTATGATTAAATAAAGCTAGAACTCTACGTAACCGGCCGACCACGGTTCATGGCACGTCGATCACATCGTAAAACTACCGACGTTAACTGCCGGTAGTAGTTTCATAGTAAATATGTtgctgtctgtatgtatgtattaggGTCACCGATCACATTTTAGAAGCACCAATGTGTGGGCAGTATAAACCTCGACTCGAGTTTGTCGAATCGTCGCACACGTCCTCGAAGACCCCGCACATGATCAGAAATTTCTgctagatttttttattgcaaatctGAAGGCACGGTTCAACCAAACACTTTGTACTGCAAAATTGCTCATACgcaatagaatatttttttcgaaaacaattttttttctgagaaGAATGTCTAAATAAGGATTCTTTTCTGCTTACTTCTTGTGTTTATCGAAATGTTGTCTAGTCGTATTAGAAAATTTGTTAACACTCACGTCTGATAATTTACGGTCAGCCTAGTGCCCGAGACTGTCAATACCAATAGTCGACTCTACATGACCAAGCTATTAAACGATAGTTAAACTTCAAGTTAATATACGTTTTATATAtgcaactagatcggcaaacaagcatacggctcacctgatggtaagttattaccgtagcttatagacgcctgcaacgctagaagcatcgcaagtttATTGCCGACCCAACCTCcaatccccccccaggagctctggtcacacaacactgcttgaaagctaCATTATTACTCATATGTGTTAACTTGGTTCAATCACGGTATCCCAGTGGCCAATCGCTTCAATACCCTCGTACAATAATATTGAAGCTAGTGTCGCGTAGAGTCGCTAGCGGCGGCGGCGCTAGATCTGCGTGGAGAAGCGCGGGCGCGGCAGCTCGAACACGTCGCCGTGCACGGACCGCGCGAGCGCCTTGATGCTGGCCGCGATGTCTTGTGTCTCCTCCTGCCGAGACCACGATAAGGATTAGtagtcattttatttatttatttatttatttgcacaccaacacaaaagtaacataagtttaatgaggttaaaaaaataaataaatttgcattagttgcaacgggcggccttatcgctaaaggtgcgatttcttccaggcaacctttgggcagaggactagaattgattgttattgaGGATAGAGACGCAAAATAAGTGCTATCAGttataaacataagtatatattatatacacatatacatacatatacatatacacctacacaaatacacacattttatttcgcttcagcctctaatatcccattgctggctatagacctcttttcccatgtaagagaaggaccagagcttaatccaccacgtttcTCACTGCGGTTTGgtgaatatattccctaatataaGTAACAATCGATATCAggtggtaacaaccgggaccgacagcttacgtgctctccgtggcacagtggggagacccttAAGGACTAACaactagaccggaaataaatttttggataaacacaaatatccactacgaccgggaatcgaacccgcgtccgtcggtgtttaggcgccgccgacacgaaacgggcaccattacaccagatcCGTCGtcaatttatttgttaacaaAAAAACTTCCATTTCTGGTGCTTGACATACGgttgcatttaaatttgatcgagatccgaCGAGGACTTTTTGAGtcatttttattaatgcgtatttactgtattacttgtcgatgtatttaaAGTcgatttgcgagcaaacacaattataactcaaaaactacccGTTATCTCTTGCTCAAATAATGGGATCACAAGACAAgaatcagctttcgaataaagaaAATCGTCTAAATCGGCACACCTGTAAACAGTTATGAGTAGcgcacataaaaaatacagtcgaattgagaacctgttccttttttttaagccgCTTAAAAAACCTATAAATAGTTGATTATAAATAACGAATGTCATTCAAACAAACTAAACACCCACTGGTCTTATCggttttacatttttaacatcAGTCGGAAATTTACTACttagcttaaaaatattaataacttacTTGAACgatttagtattaatatattatgttcaaAACTATGTAACCTCGTGATGATATTAATGTCATTTTTAACGGTTACCGATAACCATTCTGTCTTTAAATCTGGAGCGGCCAAATCAgtaaagtacctcgaccttacagaagcaTATAACCatataatactgttctcaagtgttgtgttcctgtgatgaataagctagccagagctcctggggaacaCCCTTGCGACTCTTCTCATGTTATATATACAGGCTACTAtgaccgcttaccatcatgtggacCGCACGCATGTTTGCAaccatagttatataaaataacctaTACAAGTTATACTTACATAATCATCTAGTTCCCTAACCGTGGGTCGCTCCATGGGGTGGTTGGGCATGTTTATAGGAAGAGAGCGAGCTATGTCCCCGGCCGCGGCACCGCGAGCTCTCACGATGTGTATCCCTTCGACGTTGCTTTCttctaaaaatgaaaattatcaaaattgttaTGTCTATTTGTTTTTGTGCTTCTGCAAAATTCATAAACAAGCAGATACTAATAAAAGCTAAAAGCACGAGGAgtcctttttaatattttataacaaatgaaTCCCAAAATTATCCGCCAACTAGCAGTGGcacagcgttgtggattaagctccgatccttctcctacatggagaaagaggtctatgcccattactaaatgcatatggatgtatacacggtacatataccaaaatgacattttttacaatttttgtctgtctgtctgtcagttcgttccggctaatctctgaaacgactggattttgatgagactttcgctggcagatagctgatgtagtaaggaataacttaggttagttttatttcagaaatttatttattttataactctgcgatctgaacaaaactttttgttaaattccacacggacgaaatcgcgggcacagctagtataatatataatcgataaataatttatatttgacgaTTATTTCCAGGTTTACTTTGTAGTAGGTAATTAAATTACAAGTTAATGGCAATAATCAACCTCCTTTATAATCTCTCCATACGTTGTCAGTGATCAGTGACATTGACGAAATCAATGCTCCATTGACACAAATTTtaagtcataaaaaaataacagttaacCTATCTACCGaaagattatttattgttattataatgtttttatgtttttttaaatatgcaataCTCTAAGATTCATATCATATCAAATTTAAAGGCAAAGGTTAAATCCATTTTATTATCACATTATAGTCATTATCGTATTATAGCTATTAGCCGAAAACCTCATTGTCATCTAGAAGGGTTCGATAAAAAGTTGTCACGCTACTCTACTGTGGATTGACAGATCATTTACCATCCAAATAgactttagattaagaaccgtcattttgaaattagataggttagggttttattttttttatttattttttgttacgaaattatgtcgataaacggtctaatttggaagttagataggttagggttatttttttttttgtaacgaaattatgtcgataaacagtcgtgcttagataattcgacggttctcAATCGAAAGCCTTACCTAGTATATAAGGTGTTAATGCTCACAACAGGGTCCGAATTCTTTTCTTTACTCTCTCTTCAAAACAGTGACTTCAATccataataacaaataaagtagtacattttaaacataatcTCAGAGTAGAACATAAATCAGCATAATCAAGTATTTGTATTAATAGTATTTCTTCAACACTCTGCCAGAAAAGCCGAATTGTCTATGTtgataatgaaaaattattttaaatcttaacTTACGATCGGAGTCATAATCATCTTGATCAGATGCCATGTAGTTCCTTGAATCCGTTCCTTCTAGGTCGAATATATCTTCGGCATCTAATGAATCTTCTTCATGTGGTATTTGAGCATTTGTCTGTAATATACCAAATTACATAACATAGGTTTTATTgcacattacatttttttgttaataagttttaaatatttattcaaaattgtGAACTATGCTGTAATCCACTCAGAAAAGAACATCCACAGAGAAATTTCGATTATCCAAATGCCAATTACAATAAATAGTCTAGTAAATCGAGTCgatcttaactgaggtagggcacagtaggaatttcctactcaaaatatggagcagcccgactggggtagtacctcgaccttacagaagatcacagctaaataatactgctttcaagcagtttgtTCCAGCagtgtgttcctgttggtgagtaaggtgaccagagctcctgggggggattgggtcagcaacgtgcttgcgatgcttctggtgttgcaggcgtctataagctacggtaatctcttaccatcaggtgagccgtacgcttgtttgccgtactagtgatataaaaaaaagtctctACTGTATTATAGTTAACAAAAAACTCGGTATAactactaattaatatttattatgagacaataatgttattattagttttaatttatggCAAAACAGCTACAGAGTTAGATAAAACAAATTatcaatgaataataaatagttgTTCCCACTAAATTAacgaattttattatgaattcaAATGGATTTAACATTTACAAAGGATATTAGTGGGTCATTAGATGATAATACCATTCAAACCAATCGTGAAATATAAGAATGCTCTCATATTagttaatactagctgacctggcaaactttttaccgtcgttttttttttcttgtgaatgtattattattttattttgtggtaCCTTGTCCTGATAGTAATGAacacaaaaagaaaagaatCATACAGTTTGGTGCATTGTTTCAAAGTTATGactgtacatacatttcagcaaTTCGATTTTATCTATATAGGTTTGAGATTCTATACTTACTCATAAGACTATAATTCAccaataaaataacttatattaaGACAGTTATATAAATGAATTACAAGGAGCATTGTATTAATTACAGATGGGTGTATATAGATGACAAGTTAAACATACCTTAacattttgattgaatttttttgcATCTTTGATTGAAGATAATCTCCTTCTTTGCAGTGGTGGAAGGAGAGGTGAGGGAGGTCCATTATCTAAGCTACCATTATTTGCCCAACTATCTTTTTCAACATTGCTGTGTTTCTTACTTACAATACTGTAATTTCCAAACAAGAAATAGTTTGaagtagttttgtttttaatattcaaatatttattgtattaacataattcatattttataatttagtaacTACTAGTAACTACTAGTTAACTTTAAGTATTTAACATCAAATGCGCAACATAAGCCGTGTTGGAGCAacagtcacagccatggattgtacctgttgtgctggtggttgcgggttcgatccccgcacatgacaaacatttgtattagccatacaggtgtttgccgtggtctgggtgtttgtgcagtccttgtgggtgtccccaccgtgcctcggatagcacgttaagccgtcggtcccagttgttattatgtacacctgatagcgatcattactcttagtagggaatatatccgccaacccgcattggagcagcgtggtggattaagctctaatccttcacctacatggggaaaaaggcctatgcccagtagtgggatattacaggctaaagcgtattcAACATCAATACTGTATGCACTGGTCAATGTTAccaatataaaagaaaaaagataatTGTTTTCAAACTAATAAAGAATTTAGTTTAAGGTCATCTATAaactttaatacatttattttatatttagacttCCGAAATGTGTTTGAACAAGTGTACGTTCGGTTCCTATTTTTTACttcatatattattacttaCCTAGCTAAAATTTTATGATCTCTTTGAGCGCGTTGTCTGTAAGCTTCATATTCTGCATATTTTTGATCTCTGAATTGTCTTACGGTTTCTTCTATAGCTTCTAATTGAGATTGTAATGTTTGGTTTAGTTGCTTCCTTAGAGATCCTATCACTTGAATAGACGGGGAGCAGCCATTTTTATCAAACATTAATTGATTACTTGTGTCTACATTCTCTTTCATTTCAATGTCATTATTTAAGTCTGGCACTAATACATTAAATACTGGTGAGAAATTTTcagacttttttaaattatttatgtgttcCAATGAAGTCTGTAAAATGAATaactatattacatatatgtttatgttatgattatcaaaataaaaattattaacaatttgaaattccaattttttttttgttttatactattgtTATACTAACTTGAGTAGATTTTACAATtagaacattatttttttcacaagATATAGCATGTGTACTTTGTTCACAGGCAAGACATGATTCAATAGTATAGCTGCCTACAACACGGTGGCTGATCAAAGCTGGCTGCACCACATGACTTTTTAAAGAGCTTAAAGAGCATGACAGCAACTCCTGAAACAAGTTAATACTGagttttagatatattttaaaacacactTGTCATATTGAAGTAGTAATTTATTATCTAAACAGAAGTCTGGTAAGATACAAAACGAAAtcaaattatctttatttaacgtaatcctatttattttaatagacatACGATTCaggttaaaatatataaatatttaaatgtttttttaaggcTTTAAGCCTCAGTAAGAAAATTGTgtgtttagtataaataaaaaagatttaaaagttatataggaacaatataatatataacaccATGTGTTTGATCttgtaaacatttaaatattacataatacgCCCACtcatttacaaaatacaaaaagaattaataaaatacgaaaataagaataattttatgaatGCATCTTTGTTTTTTCTAAATACATACTTACTTTATAGATAGATTAGATGTTATACgcttacttatattatattaaaagacaCCATaaccttttattattatacattggAAGCAAAAGACCATCACGAAGTCAAGGCTAAATCATGTTTACCGACCGTACCTCACTGAAAAAAATATCCCTTTGTTCCGTCAAAGATAATTCCAGTTTTCCGATATCAAATATTTCTTCTACATAATCACTTTCTAGCATTACATTTAAGCATTTGCAAGCACAGAGAgccattttattaaatgtaaagtAGTAAGGATTACTAAAAAACTAAAACGTAGAAGATCGTAGCAAAATTATACAAAGTAGTTCAGTGGATAAACGCGtttgttatttatgttataagtaATAcctatatacatgtatataactATTATCATACTATGTATGATAATGTGAATGTGGGATACTAACTTTACATTAGGTACCTtttcaaaacaatttatattttagtgtataaGTAGTAAGGTAAGAAatcaaatgtaaattataagacatattatatatttttagtggtTCACACTAAATAGTCTGTCTCTTTCACTATCATATAAAGTTGAGTATTttagaaagagaaaaaatacACCCCACACAACTATGAATCGAGAATGAAAAGATTCTCATTAAAATGTAACTTAGGGTTGGCGATCCTTTCCAAAAAAGATCGATTTTAAATCGATTCGAATCGTAACCTGATGAACCGATTCATACAATAATCGAAGTCCAAAAGATCGATTTCtacaaatcgattttttttcaagtttgtatttacaatgtaaatgtacactgaacaaaaacttttttgatcAAATcagcgcggacgaagtcgcggacacagctagtaagtaataaaaatacctGATAATAGATGATGTTATGCTTGTAATATTTCAGCTCCATTTCACTTGAggccatttttttttcgtttcgcGTCACTGTCTGTGCATACACAGCGCCCAcctatctatttatataaacgttaaatttgttcaaattatttatattcatttaacaaGGAATAAATCAATAAGGAAAGTTGAGCTATTCCAAGCTGCACATAAATGCAACTAGAGCAGTTTTTAACattttgagcaatttaaaacattttgagcaatttaaaagattgtacctatacatcaaaatatataagAGTTCGAAAGtattgataaatgatttttttttttcaacgacttcaTTGATTTTTAACTAAACAATTTAAGGTGAGTAATTTTAAAGACAGCGTTGTTGAATTaagctattaaaaatttatcaatataaataataataaaataaagttaacttttaatcatgatttgatttttaaataaattcaacaaaATGAATAAGTTACTCTATACAAATAGATGCCGGCAGTTGAAAAAAGGCGCTCACAAGGAACAGATGATCCCACAATACTCGTATACACCACGGCTATTAAATGAACATGGTGATATATAGAGTTTTTTGTTCTTGCCAGTAAAGTATAGGATCATAATTTAGATGCCCAACTGCCtgcaataaataatgtttaaattcttaactatctgtaaaaaactatctgtaaaCATTTAGTTCTTATggtgtgaattgtaaatatatatacttaataatatgttGGCCTCCAATAGTAGTATTGATATATTCGCTATGAATTCGTctgaatttgttaaatattgctttaagtatttagaattatgttaatgtgtatactcgtattataagataaattgttatttctttaatgtatttgttgtagtgttattaatttatgcttgtttattgtacgccttggttgtatactgtaagtgcaataaatgtaaactgtaataaataaataaataaataaataaataatatgtaattaactGTTGTTATACTTTGCtgtgattaattttaatataaaaaattgaagtatTTATTCTATTGATTGCTCGAGAACAGGCTAAAAACTAAGGGAAATCCCACCCagaaattcttcttcttcttcttcctcttctttttCCTCCTCTTCtacacctaccccaccccagcccgcaaaataatgatatttgtaataaaaaaaatagtaattgatagattttgaattgctcaattcaactacgttgtccttttaaattgctcacctcaaattatataattaaaaatcaaaatttaaaaaaaaaacaaatattttcaaactcctatatctttcgatgtatacaatattttaaattgctcaaagtgttaaaaaactgctcaagttgcatttataattgctcaagtatagtttggaacagatccacttcccttaatttttaaatatatataaattgtttgaacaaataaaataatgatatttgtaaaaaaaaaaaaatactaatcgatacattttcaatagctcaattcaactacgttatccttttaaattgctcacctcaaattatttaattataaatcaaaaaagtcgttgaaaaaattcatttatcaatattttcaaactcctatatcttttgatgtatacaatattttaaattgctcaacgtgttaaaaccctactgaagttgcatttataattgctcaagtacagatttgaacagctccactttccttaatttttaaataaatatataaagttggaacaaatttaacgtttatatcgataaagtgagcgctgcagatgcgcatagacaatgatgggaagccaaaaaaattgtggatattcgtaattaaaagatgctaatcgttcgattttcaatagctcaattcaactacgttggccttttaaattgctcacctcaaattatttaattataaatttaaaaagtcgttgaaaaatattcttttatcaatattttcaaactcctatatcttttgatgtataaaatattttaaattgctcaaagtgttaaagaactgctgaagttgcatttataattgctcaagtacagtttggaacagccccactttacttaatttttaaataaatataaatagtttgaacaaatttaacgtttatatcataagacaggtgtacgctgcgcgtacgcatagacaatgatgcgaagcaaaaaaattgcggatattcgtaataaaaaagatactaatcgatagattttcaatagctcaattcaactacgttggccttttaaattgctcaccttaaactatttaatagaaGCAACCGGCAATGGAGGATAACATTGGAAAGTAATGTTACTTTAACAATGTATGTGAATCCTGATAACtaataaaagtaggtaattattttaattatacgaggAAAGTATGAAATCAGCCTGCCAAAAAAGTGGGGCTGTTCCAAACTgaacttgagcaattataaatgcaacttgagcagttctttaacactttgagcaatttaaaatattgtatacatcaaaagatataggagtttgaaaatattgataaatgaatttttttcaacgacttttttgatttttaattaaataatttgaagtgagcaatttaaaaggccaacgtagtcgaattgagctattgaaaatcgaacgattagcatctttttattacgaatatccgcaatttttttggcttcctatcgttgtctatgcgcatctgcagcgctcactttatcgatataaacgttaaatttgttccaactttatatatttatttaaaaattaaggaaagtggagctgttcaaatctgtactagagcaattataaatgcaacttcagcagggttttaacacgttgagcaatttaaaatattgtatacatcaaaagatataggagtttgaaaatattgataaaagaatatttttcaacgactttttaaatttataattaaataatttgaggtgagcaatttaaaaggacaacgtagtcgaattgagctattgaaaatgtatcgattagtatttttttttacaaatatcaatattttatttgtgcaaactatttatatttatttaaaaattaagggaagtggatctgttccaaactatacttgagcaattataaatgcaacttgagcagttttttaacactttgagcaatttaaaatattgtatacatcgaaagatataggagtttgaaaatatttgatttttttttttaaattttgatttttaattatataatttgaggtgagcaatttaaaaggacaacgtagttgaattgagcaattcaaaatctatcaattagtattttttttattacaaatatcattattttgcgggctggggtggggtaggtctcTTCTACTTCCGTAGAAGTGAATGACATATCATCAATAATAGACAACGCGGTATCTCCCGAACACAGAGTAAAattaaggggcctactcaaagcactgcctgcagggccctgcttgcagtgccactgccgatcgtattgtatgtatgcatgcagggccgatattttaattgttcaccctgtcgcagggccgcagtgtcgttctgccagcccgacacacgatctccccactccgtaaactgcaatcagggacatgtgtagctcggtcgggccgatttagaccaccattttgtttatgtcggtacattgcgacgtttgtctactctatttgacctggggtttgtcttgtcagtggttgtcatttagcaattaatcagttagttggtggttagttggtttggttttattatattatttgtttggctctgttttcttcaagaaaaatgagccagcgagaaaaagacgtgtggagggacgtaatctaattgtatagggatttgccatgtctttggaaaactaaccatgatcattatcataacaaagatatgcggtcgcaggctatgtcgcttttacatgaaaaatataaaacttttttacaccagtgcttcctttttttcttttgaacgctacaagtactcaatacagtcaaacccaatgctattttttggtgtttgaataatttAGGAGCCTTTTATAAAAACTGgcgaatttaggcaaggacaaagagaacaccagtgaacacgacaacgtatgccgcgtaaatgatttgcagtgctttgtggagcaacatcctctgcggcagtaactgcaagcaggccctgcaggcagtgctttgagtaggcccctttacTCAAATCTCTGTCTATACTGGAAGAAAATTATCTTTGGTGATAGCTATGATGCACGGTATGTAAGGATAATGT includes:
- the LOC123669903 gene encoding uncharacterized protein LOC123669903, translating into MALCACKCLNVMLESDYVEEIFDIGKLELSLTEQRDIFFSEELLSCSLSSLKSHVVQPALISHRVVGSYTIESCLACEQSTHAISCEKNNVLIVKSTQTSLEHINNLKKSENFSPVFNVLVPDLNNDIEMKENVDTSNQLMFDKNGCSPSIQVIGSLRKQLNQTLQSQLEAIEETVRQFRDQKYAEYEAYRQRAQRDHKILASIVSKKHSNVEKDSWANNGSLDNGPPSPLLPPLQRRRLSSIKDAKKFNQNVKTNAQIPHEEDSLDAEDIFDLEGTDSRNYMASDQDDYDSDQESNVEGIHIVRARGAAAGDIARSLPINMPNHPMERPTVRELDDYEETQDIAASIKALARSVHGDVFELPRPRFSTQI